One window of Papaver somniferum cultivar HN1 chromosome 9, ASM357369v1, whole genome shotgun sequence genomic DNA carries:
- the LOC113313354 gene encoding glutamyl-tRNA reductase 2-like: MAAAIGFSTSVAGTKTAMESLIFKSGSSSTNSLSQFRVFHRPIAVGNRRIVKRGISLNPRGNFVPDKSLNLENKNDGRVSSLSTLEQLQNSGIDRYSKEKSSIVVVGLSFHTAPVEMREKLVIPEAELPRAVEELAGLHHIEEAAVLSTCNRMEIYVVALSWHRGITEVTEWMAKTSGIPAAELRRHLFILRDKDAIQHLFEVSAGLDSLVLGEGQILSQVKQVSRVCGGVSGFGRKISGLFRHANTAGKRVRTDTDIASGAVSVSSAAVELALRKLPASSFPTSRMLVIGAGKMGKLVIKHLVSKGCTQMVVVNRSEERVALMRKEFDSSVDIIYKPLTEMFTCASEADVIFTSTASETPLFMKEHVEGLPPVVGGLRLFIDISVPRNVGSCVSELDNAKVFNVDDLEEVVAANKEDRRRKAMEAQVIISEECKKFENWTDTLETVPTIKKLRAHVEGIIESEFKKFLAKMGVDFPETIRNAVQFLTRGIMNKILAGPTKHLRCDGSDSRTVDEILENMRVINRIFNLGIDVSILEQKIRSKTKQSQK, encoded by the coding sequence TTAAAAGAGGTATTTCTTTGAACCCTAGAGGTAATTTTGTTCCCGATAAAAGTTTGAATCTTGAGAATAAGAATGATGGTAGGGTTTCCAGTCTTTCTACTCTAGAACAGCTTCAAAATTCCGGTATTGACAGGTACTCAAAGGAAAAGAGTAGTATTGTGGTTGTTGGGCTTAGTTTTCACACTGCACCAGTAGAAATGCGTGAGAAACTTGTCATTCCGGAAGCTGAGTTGCCTCGAGCTGTCGAAGAACTTGCTGGCTTGCATCATATTGAAGAAGCTGCAGTTCTTAGTACTTGCAACAGGATGGAGATATATGTTGTGGCTCTCTCTTGGCATCGTGGAATTACAGAAGTTACTGAATGGATGGCAAAGACAAGTGGAATTCCTGCTGCAGAGCTTCGTCGGCATCTATTCATATTACGCGACAAGGATGCTATACAACACTTATTTGAAGTATCAGCAGGGCTGGATTCTCTTGTTCTAGGAGAAGGACAAATCCTGTCTCAGGTAAAACAAGTTAGCAGAGTCTGTGGAGGAGTTTCAGGGTTCGGGAGAAAAATCAGTGGCTTGTTCAGACATGCCAATACGGCTGGTAAGCGAGTTCGTACGGACACGGACATTGCGTCCGGGGCAGTTTCTGTTAGCTCAGCTGCGGTAGAGCTTGCCTTGAGGAAACTTCCAGCATCATCGTTTCCCACATCCAGAATGCTGGTAATTGGTGCTGGCAAAATGGGAAAGCTTGTGATCAAACACTTGGTATCTAAAGGGTGCACTCAAATGGTTGTTGTTAACAGATCTGAGGAAAGAGTTGCCTTGATGCGTAAGGAATTCGATAGCAGTGTAGATATTATCTACAAACCTCTCACTGAGATGTTCACTTGTGCTTCCGAAGCTGATGTGATCTTCACCAGTACTGCATCTGAAACTCCACTATTCATGAAGGAGCATGTCGAGGGACTTCCTCCCGTGGTTGGTGGATTAAGGCTCTTCATTGATATATCTGTTCCTAGGAATGTTGGATCCTGCGTCTCGGAACTAGACAATGCAAAAGTCTTCAATGTTGATGATCTTGAGGAGGTTGTGGCTGCTAACAAGGAAGATCGACGCCGAAAAGCTATGGAAGCTCAGGTAATTATATCTGAGGAATGCAAAAAATTTGAAAACTGGACGGATACATTAGAAACGGTTCCCACCATCAAGAAGCTGAGGGCTCATGTAGAAGGAATTATAGAGTCAGAGTTCAAAAAATTCCTTGCGAAGATGGGGGTTGATTTTCCTGAGACGATAAGGAACGCAGTGCAATTTCTTACCCGTGGTATAATGAATAAAATCCTTGCTGGTCCAACGAAGCATTTAAGATGTGATGGAAGTGATAGTAgaactgttgatgaaattctggAGAATATGCGTGTAATTAACAGGATATTCAACTTGGGAATTGACGTATCTATATTAGAACAGAAAATTCGATCCAAGACAAAACAATCTCAAAAGTAA
- the LOC113311061 gene encoding UDP-glycosyltransferase 92A1-like, with protein sequence MSTQQQQDDGHIIMFPFMAQGHLTRFIALAKFISQRKPNTKITFVTTPLNFRRLQPTLQTNNICLAELPFSSADHGLPPNTENCDSLPPHLIATLLYASKALKPSFDNLIDEIIRAEKRVPSCIIFDFFFGWATETANRVGTPSFVFTPGGYGTAMMFSMWLHSPHRKNGDDSKELIEEFHVPKFPDACRLHISQLPSRLRDSNQEFTTYAEFYRMHISFSQKSDGMLCNSVEEIEVVGLEALRNLMEPKPVWPIGPLLPSFLLQGNQNKNNGCVASQSRTGKEFGISPESCIEWLNHQKPSSVLFISFGSQNTISAPKMMELALGLEKSGKCFIWVLRPPSGFENTTEFKSEWLPEGFVERMSQTKKGLLIKTWAPQLEILCHRSTGAFLSHCGWNSVLESLSQGVPIIGWPLYAEQPYNSKMLQEEMGVSVQLAIGNEGELYSEDVKNVVKYVMDSSQGEEMRNKATGIAEKIRAAMSEDIDEAGSHQKGSTIKSIDDFLANVTSKKLSYESVL encoded by the coding sequence ATGTCGACCCAACAACAGCAAGATGATGGTCATATAATTATGTTTCCATTCATGGCGCAAGGTCACCTCACACGATTTATAGCGTTAGCAAAGTTCATCTCTCAAAGAAAACCAAACACTAAAATCACTTTTGTTACTACTCCTCTCAACTTCAGACGCCTTCAACCAACTCTCCAAACCAACAATATTTGTTTAGCTGAGCTTCCATTCTCAAGTGCTGATCATGGGTTACCACCAAATACTGAAAACTGTGATTCTTTACCACCTCATCTGATCGCAACGCTATTGTACGCATCGAAAGCTCTAAAACCTTCTTTCGACAATCTTATAGACGAGATCATAAGAGCTGAAAAACGTGTCCCTAGTTGTATtatctttgattttttctttGGTTGGGCTACAGAGACTGCTAATCGTGTCGGCACGCCTAGTTTTGTATTCACTCCTGGTGGGTATGGAACGGCTATGATGTTCTCAATGTGGTTACATTCCCCGCATCGTAAAAACGGAGACGATTCTAAGGAACTTATTGAAGAATTTCACGTACCTAAATTCCCTGATGCGTGTCGACTACATATATCTCAACTTCCTTCCCGTCTAAGAGATTCAAATCAAGAATTCACTACATATGCTGAATTTTACCGGATGCATATTTCTTTTTCACAGAAATCGGATGGGATGTTGTGTAATTCTGTTGAAGAAATAGAAGTTGTTGGTTTGGAAGCTCTTAGAAATCTTATGGAGCCAAAACCAGTTTGGCCGATTGGTCCATTACTTCCTTCATTTTTGCTGCAGGGTAATCAGAATAAGAACAATGGATGTGTTGCTTCACAGTCAAGGACAGGGAAAGAATTTGGAATTTCTCCAGAGAGTTGTATTGAGTGGTTGAATCATCAAAAACCATCTTCAGTTCTATTCATTTCATTTGGTTCTCAAAATACAATTAGTGCTCCAAAAATGATGGAATTAGCTCTGGGTTTGGAGAAGAGTGGAAAGTGTTTCATATGGGTGTTAAGACCACCAAGTGGATTCGAGAATACAACTGAATTCAAATCGGAATGGTTACCGGAAGGATTTGTTGAAAGGATGAGTCAAACTAAAAAAGGGTTGTTAATCAAAACATGGGCACCTCAGCTGGAGATACTGTGTCATAGATCAACAGGGGCATTTCTTAGTCACTGTGGGTGGAATTCAGTGTTAGAGAGTTTGAGTCAAGGGGTACCCATAATTGGATGGCCATTATACGCAGAGCAACCTTATAATTCAAAGATGTTACAAGAAGAGATGGGGGTGTCTGTGCAACTGGCTATAGGAAATGAAGGTGAATTATATAGTGAGGATGTGAAAAATGTAGTTAAGTATGTAATGGATAGTAGTCAAGGAGAAGAAATGAGGAATAAGGCGACTGGGATTGCTGAGAAAATTAGAGCTGCCATGAGTGAAGATATTGATGAAGCTGGTAGTCATCAGAAAGGCTCTACTATTAAATCAATTGATGATTTTCTTGCAAACGTGACTTCTAAAAAGTTGTCATATGAGTCGGTTCTTTAA